A single Sporomusaceae bacterium DNA region contains:
- a CDS encoding hydrogenase expression/formation C-terminal domain-containing protein produces the protein MTADTGFSEKTKAVLAEIAAALERYAASGEGWTIYIDKMGFVQDERQAIRDCLGQGGVRISIENSAEPAEWLESGVAGVWYGVFYDQSRRPLLETIEVGGFPAIAAAQPEDVTDGLAAFRQRLAEL, from the coding sequence TTGACGGCTGATACCGGTTTTTCCGAAAAGACCAAAGCAGTGCTCGCCGAAATCGCCGCCGCGCTCGAACGCTATGCCGCGAGCGGCGAGGGCTGGACCATCTATATCGACAAAATGGGCTTCGTCCAGGACGAGCGCCAGGCAATCCGCGACTGCCTCGGACAGGGCGGGGTGCGCATCAGCATCGAAAACAGCGCCGAGCCGGCCGAGTGGCTGGAGAGCGGCGTTGCCGGCGTTTGGTACGGCGTATTTTACGATCAGTCCCGGCGCCCGCTGCTGGAGACGATCGAAGTGGGCGGGTTCCCGGCGATTGCCGCCGCCCAACCGGAAGACGTGACCGACGGCCTGGCCGCGTTCAGGCAACGGCTGGCGGAGCTGTGA
- a CDS encoding HyaD/HybD family hydrogenase maturation endopeptidase, with amino-acid sequence MTANKQITVLGIGNILLRDEGFGVRAVEALLGRYRFPAAVQVLDGGTLGMDLLRFLTGTKRLVVVDAIAGGGPPGTFYRFAGDEVKAYFREKVSLHELGIKDVLAVLEATDRAIGEVVVLGVQPESLDVGLELTPVVAAALPDTVAAVLAELARWQVEVTAVDG; translated from the coding sequence ATGACAGCGAACAAGCAAATTACGGTACTCGGCATCGGCAACATTCTGCTCAGGGATGAGGGGTTCGGCGTCAGGGCAGTGGAAGCGCTGCTCGGCCGCTACCGTTTTCCCGCCGCCGTTCAGGTGCTTGACGGCGGTACGCTCGGCATGGATCTCCTGCGCTTTCTCACCGGAACAAAGCGGCTCGTCGTCGTCGATGCTATCGCCGGCGGCGGGCCGCCCGGCACGTTCTACCGGTTCGCCGGCGACGAGGTCAAGGCTTATTTCCGGGAGAAAGTTTCGCTCCACGAGCTGGGCATCAAGGATGTGCTGGCGGTGCTGGAAGCTACCGACCGGGCAATCGGGGAAGTGGTTGTGCTTGGCGTCCAGCCTGAGTCGCTGGATGTCGGCCTCGAACTGACTCCCGTCGTCGCCGCCGCTCTGCCGGATACCGTGGCGGCGGTGCTGGCGGAACTGGCCCGCTGGCAGGTGGAGGTGACCGCTGTTGACGGCTGA
- a CDS encoding DUF1540 domain-containing protein, whose product MSLSGVKCKVQSCKFWKQGEHCDASAIEVNVDGGGMQARQSEQTNCHTFAPK is encoded by the coding sequence GTGTCATTGTCGGGAGTCAAATGTAAAGTACAGTCCTGCAAGTTCTGGAAACAGGGCGAGCACTGCGACGCGTCCGCGATTGAGGTCAACGTTGACGGCGGCGGGATGCAGGCCCGCCAGAGCGAGCAGACCAACTGCCATACTTTCGCACCCAAGTAG